One window of the Bombus affinis isolate iyBomAffi1 chromosome 10, iyBomAffi1.2, whole genome shotgun sequence genome contains the following:
- the LOC126920905 gene encoding protein suppressor of forked — translation MTDDKTEFDWGNEKLQRAQKTVDESSYDLEAWSILIREAQNRPIVEVRPVFEKLVSVFPSAGRYWKIYIEQEMKMRNFEKVEKLFQRCLMKILNIELWKLYLSYVKETKASLATYKEKMAQAYDFALDKIGMDIHSYSIWNDYVTFLKSVEAVGSYAENQKISAVRKVYQRGVVNPMINMEQLWKDYMAFEQNINPIIADKMAIERSRDYMNARRVAKELEAVTRGLNRSAPSVPPTGHPEEVKQVELWKKYIAWERSNPLRTEDTSLVARRVMFAIEQCLLCLGHHPAVWHQAAHFLELSSKILTEKGDVNAAKNLSDEAATMFERATSTLLSKNMLLYFAHADFEEGRVKYEKVHQIYQKFLDIPDIDPTLAYVQYMKFARRAEGIKSARTVFKRAREDPRCKHHVYVAAALMEYYCTKDKNIAFRIFELGLKKFGDNPDYILCYIDYLSHLNEDNNTRVLFERVLSSGSLEPEKSVDIWNRFLEFESNIGDLASIVKVEKRRSAVLEKIKEFEGKETAQLVDRYKFLDLYPCTPMELRSIGYMEVSSVGRSTVGALPRIPDPEEAIASLPRPDISQMIPYKPKVNPLPGEHPVPGGSFPLPPAAAQLCTMLPPPGCFRGPFVAVDLLMDVFNRIQLPDHAPLPVADNGCDTKLFDLAKSVHWIVDESNDGVSIGSKRRRTRLGDDSEEEDLPPPPANDIYRQRQQKRVK, via the exons GATTGGggaaatgaaaaattacaacGTGCTCAAAAAACGGTAGATGAATCTTCTTATGATTTGGAAGCATGGAGCATCCTTATCAGAGAAGCGCAAAACAGACCTATTGTAGAAGTAAGGCCAGTTTTTGAAAAACTTGTGTCCGTGTTTCCTTCTGCAGGCCGATATTGGAAAATTTATATAGAACAAGAG ATGAAAATGCGCAACTTTGAAAAGGTGGAAAAG CTTTTCCAAAGATGCCTTATGAAAATCTTAAATATTGAGTTGTGGAAACTTTACCTTTCTTACGTGAAAGAAACAAAAGCCAGTCTTGCAACATACAA GGAGAAAATGGCACAAGCATATGACTTTGCACTGGATAAAATTGGTATGGATATCCATTCCTATAGTATATGGAATGATTACGTTACATTCCTTAAAAGTGTGGAAGCTGTTGGTTCATATGCTGAGAACCAGAAAATTAGTGCAGTGAGGAAG GTGTATCAACGAGGTGTAGTTAATCCTATGATAAATATGGAGCAATTATGGAAAGATTATATGGCTTTTGAACAAAATATTAATCCAATAATTGCGGATAAAATGGCTATTGAACGTTCTAGAGACTATATGAATGCAAGACGAGTTGCCAAAGAATTAGAAGCTGTAACAAGAGGATTGAATCGAAGTGCTCCTAGTGTACCTCCAACTGGTCATCCGGAAGAAGTTAAACAG GTTGAATTGTGGAAGAAATATATTGCATGGGAACGTAGTAACCCTTTAAGAACTGAAGATACTTCTTTAGTTGCACGCAGAGTAATGTTTGCAATAGAACAGTGTTTATTATGTTTGGGTCATCATCCTGCAGTGTGGCATCAAGCTGCACACTTTTTAGAACTTAGCTCAAAAATATTAACAGAGAAAGGAGATGTAAATGCCGCAAAGAATTTAAGCGATGAAGCAGCAACAATGTTTGAAAGAGCAACAAGTACATTGTTGTCCAAAAATATGTTATTATACTTTGCGCATGCAGATTTTGAAGAGGGAAgagtaaaatatgaaaaagttCATCAAATATATCAAAAGTTCCTTGATATACCTGACATTGACCCCACACTA GCATATGTACAATACATGAAATTCGCAAGACGCGCTGAAGGTATAAAATCGGCTAGAACGGTTTTTAAAAGAGCGCGCGAAGACCCAAGATGTAAACATCATGTATATGTTGCTGCAGCATTAATGGAATATTATTGCACAAAGGACAAAAATATTGCTTTTCGGATATTTGAATTAGGTTTAAAGAAATTTGGGGACAATCCTGACTATATACTTTGTTATATTGACTACCTGTCACATTTGAATG AGGACAATAATACAAGAGTTTTATTCGAGAGAGTTTTATCATCTGGTAGTTTAGAACCTGAAAAATCAGT cGATATATGGAACCGATTTTTAGAATTTGAATCTAATATTGGAGATCTAGCAAGTATTGTAAAAGTTGAAAAACGACGTAGTGCTGTATTAGAAAAG ATCAAAGAATTCGAAGGTAAAGAAACAGCACAATTAGTAGATAGATATAAATTCTTGGATCTATATCCATGTACTCCTATGGAGTTACGGTCCATCGGATACATGGAAGTATCCAGCGTTGGAAGAAGTACAGTTGGTGCATTACCACGAATACCAGATCCAGAGGAAGCTATAGCATCATTGCCAAGACCTGATATATCACAAATGATACCTTATAAACCGAAAGTAAATCCATTACCTGGAGAGCATCCAGTACCAG GTGGATCTTTTCCATTGCCACCAGCTGCAGCACAACTTTGTACCATGCTTCCTCCACCTGGATGCTTCAGAGGACCATTTGTGGCTGTTGATTTACTCATGGATGTTTTCAATCGAATTCAGTTACCTGACCATG CTCCATTGCCAGTAGCGGATAACGGATGTGACACAAAATTGTTTGACCTAGCGAAATCCGTACATTGGATAGTTGACGAAAGTAACGATGGAGTTAGTATTGGATCTAAACGTAGAAGAACGCGCTTAGGTGATGACAGCGAAGAAGAAGACTTACCACCACCGCCCGCAAATGACATATATCGCCAAAGACAACAAAAACGAGTCaagtaa